One window of Camelina sativa cultivar DH55 chromosome 4, Cs, whole genome shotgun sequence genomic DNA carries:
- the LOC104783230 gene encoding exportin-2, which produces MEWNQTTLQFLSQCFLHTLSPVPEPRRSAEKSLAEAADAPNYGLAVLRLVAEPSIDEQTRHAAAVNFKNHLRSRWLPSADSGISPIVDSEKEQIKTLIVSLMLSSSPRIQSQLSEALAVIGKHDFPKSWPALLPELIANLKNAVNAGDYASINGILGTASSIFKKFRYQYRTDDLFTDLKYCLDSFAAPLTEIFQKTSSLIDSSASSGGSAAILKPLFESQRLCCRIFYSLNFQDLPEFFEDHMKEWMGEFKKYLASNYPALESTKEGLTLVDDLRAAVCENINLYIEKNEEEFKDFLNDFALVVWTLLRDVSKSPSRDQLATTAIKFLTTVSTSVHHALFAGDNVIKEICQSIVVPNVCLRAEDEEVFDMNYIEFIRRDMEGSDVDTRRRIACELLKGLATNYKTQVTEVVSVEIQKLLSSFSANPATNWKDKDCAIYLVVSLSTKKAGGASVSTDLIDVQSFFTNIILPELQSRDVNSFPMLKAGSLKFLTLFRSHMPKPFAMQLFPELVRFLKAESNVVHSYAASCIEKLLLVKEEGGQGNRYAAGDISPFLLQLMTNLFDALKFPESEENQYLMKCIMRVLGVADISAEVAGPCIGGLTSILNDVCKNPKNPIFNHYLFESVAVLVRRACERDISLISAFETSLFPSLQMILANDITEFLPYAFQLLAQLVELNRPPLAPSYMHIFLLLLSPESWKRSGNVPALVRLLQAFLQKAPHEVTQENRLSQVLGIFEKLVASPSTDDQGFYILNTIIENLDYSVIAPYMKGVWGALFTRLQNKKTVKFQKSLVIFMSLFLVKHGQAYLVETMNTVQPNILTAILEHFWIPNLKLIMGTIEVKLAAVAATRLICETPALLDPSAAKLWGKMLDSIVTLVSRPEQERVLDEPEMPEISENVGYTAAFVNLHNAGKKEEDPLKDIKDPKQFVVASVSRLSSASPGRFPQIIGENLEQANQAALIQLCNAYNCGIA; this is translated from the coding sequence TGCTGTCAACTTTAAGAACCATCTCCGTTCGCGGTGGCTACCTTCCGCTGATTCTGGTATCTCGCCGATTGTAGATTCGGAGAAGGAGCAGATCAAGACACTCATCGTCTCTCTcatgctctcttcttctcctcgtaTCCAGAGCCAGTTGAGTGAAGCCCTAGCCGTCATCGGTAAGCACGATTTCCCCAAATCTTGGCCTGCTTTGCTTCCTGAGCTTATCGCCAACCTTAAAAACGCTGTTAACGCTGGCGATTATGCGTCCATCAATGGTATTCTTGGAACCGCTAGTTCGATTTTCAAAAAGTTTAGGTATCAGTATAGAACCGATGATCTCTTTACTGATTTGAAGTATTGCCTGGATAGTTTTGCTGCTCCGTTGACTGAGATATTCCAGAAAACGTCTTCGTTGATTGATTCTTCTGCGAGTTCTGGTGGCTCAGCTGCGATCCTGAAGCCTCTGTTTGAGTCCCAAAGGCTGTGCTGCAGGATATTTTACTCGTTGAACTTTCAGGACTTGCCAGAGTTTTTCGAAGATCATATGAAGGAGTGGATGGGAGAGTTTAAGAAGTATTTAGCTTCAAACTATCCCGCCTTGGAAAGCACAAAAGAGGGGTTAACACTTGTTGATGATCTTCGCGCTGCTGTTTGCGAGAATATCAATCTTTATATCGAGAAAAACGAAGAAGAGTTTAAAGACTTTTTGAATGATTTTGCATTGGTCGTCTGGACATTGCTCCGAGATGTGTCAAAGTCTCCTAGCAGGGATCAGCTAGCTACTACGGCAATCAAGTTTTTGACCACTGTGAGCACAAGTGTTCACCATGCTTTGTTTGCGGGCGACAATGTAATCAAGGAAATTTGCCAGAGTATTGTGGTCCCCAATGTTTGTTTGAGggctgaagatgaagaagttttcGATATGAACTATATAGAGTTTATCCGTAGAGACATGGAGGGAAGTGATGTGGACACTAGAAGGAGAATAGCTTGTGAGCTACTCAAAGGACTTGCCACCAACTACAAAACACAGGTGACAGAAGTAGTTTCTGTTGAGATACAGAAGCTCTTGAGTTCATTTTCAGCAAATCCGGCTACGAATTGGAAAGACAAGGATTGTGCAATTTACTTGGTTGTCTCTCTATCTACTAAAAAGGCAGGGGGTGCGTCTGTGTCTACAGATCTCATTGATGTTCAAAGCTTCTTCACAAACATTATTCTCCCAGAGCTGCAAAGCCGCGACGTCAACAGTTTTCCAATGCTAAAGGCAGGGTCCTTGAAGTTTTTAACTCTGTTTCGTAGTCATATGCCAAAGCCTTTTGCAATGCAGTTGTTCCCAGAGTTGGTCCGGTTCCTTAAAGCAGAGTCGAACGTGGTCCATTCTTATGCTGCTAGCTGCATAGAGAAGCTCTTGTTAGTGAAGGAGGAAGGCGGACAGGGTAATAGGTATGCTGCTGGTGATATAAGTCCGTTTTTGCTGCAGTTGATGACGAACCTGTTTGATGCGCTGAAGTTTCCAGAATCAGAGGAGAATCAATATCTGATGAAGTGTATAATGCGGGTCCTTGGTGTTGCTGATATCAGTGCTGAGGTTGCTGGACCTTGCATCGGGGGATTGACCTCTATTCTCAATGATGTTtgcaaaaatcctaaaaatccTATATTTAACCACTATCTCTTTGAGTCTGTGGCTGTACTTGTTCGACGGGCATGTGAACGCGATATTTCTCTTATATCTGCTTTTGAAACGAGTCTTTTCCCAAGCCTCCAGATGATTTTGGCCAATGATATCACTGAGTTCTTGCCTTATGCGTTTCAGTTGCTGGCTCAGCTTGTTGAGTTAAATCGACCACCTCTCGCCCCAAGCTACATGCATATCTTCTTGCTGCTCCTCTCGCCTGAGTCATGGAAGAGAAGTGGCAATGTTCCAGCGCTTGTGCGTCTGCTTCAAGCTTTTCTGCAGAAAGCTCCTCATGAAGTTACTCAAGAGAATCGGTTGAGTCAAGTGCTGGGGATATTTGAAAAGCTGGTTGCATCTCCTAGCACAGATGATCAAGGCTTTTATATCCTTAACACGATTATTGAGAATCTGGACTACAGTGTGATTGCACCTTATATGAAGGGTGTATGGGGTGCTCTGTTCACACgccttcaaaacaaaaagacagTCAAGTTCCAGAAGTCGCTAGTAATATTCATGTCGCTTTTCTTGGTGAAGCACGGGCAGGCTTATCTAGTGGAGACTATGAATACCGTCCAGCCAAACATCTTAACTGCAATCTTGGAGCATTTCTGGATTCCGAACCTGAAACTGATCATGGGAACTATCGAGGTCAAGTTAGCAGCAGTTGCTGCAACAAGACTCATATGTGAGACTCCGGCTCTCCTGGATCCATCAGCTGCTAAACTCTGGGGGAAGATGCTTGACAGTATAGTGACGCTTGTTTCAAGGCCTGAGCAAGAAAGGGTCCTCGATGAACCTGAAATGCCAGAAATCTCAGAGAATGTTGGATACACAGCTGCATTTGTGAACCTTCACAATGCtgggaaaaaagaagaggatCCTCTCAAAGACATCAAGGATCCAAAGCAGTTCGTGGTTGCATCTGTTTCTAggctttcttctgcttctcctgGTAGGTTCCCACAAATAATTGGTGAGAATCTCGAACAAGCTAACCAAGCAGCTCTGATCCAGCTCTGCAATGCTTACAACTGTGGGATTGCTTGA